The genomic stretch TTGATAGGATCACCTTGCGCCGCAGGCCTTTTGGGTTGGGGTAGCCATAGTCCGGGCCAGAGGTGATGACATGCCCATCATGGGGGATGAAACCGGTCGTCACTTCGGTGAAGCAGCAGACATCGGGTGTAGAACTATCCACCAGATTCTCGATATGGGGGCTACGCTTTTGCTTTACTTCTGCCCATTCGAGATTCCATGTGGCGACTTTAATGGGGAGGGATGCAGTCATGATGGTCATCTGAGATTTATCAGGGGGAGTGGACGATGGCAAGAAAGGGAGTTGTGGCTACAGATTGGCCGCAAAGAGTTGCAGGGCGTCTGTGATAAGGGGATCTCGTTCAAAGTGTGGCTGAGGTGAGTCGCATGCGGCGGCGACGGGATTTGGAGAGGCGTCGCTGGCACTTCGTGTTGCGGTCCGGGTTGGTTGCTGGTTGGCGCGGATCAGGGACATGAGTTCGTTGAGTATCTGTGTCCGGTCGTCCCCCGTGATGGGTTCGTTACTTTTTCCGCTTACTTGCTCAAAACGCCATAAGCCGGAATCCCCCCTTTGTAGTCCCAGAGTTGCCCGTGCGCCTGATTGGGTGGTAATGGCATAGGCGAAGTAGTTGCCGACTGCTATCTCTTCCATATAGGCCGCGAAGAGGCAGTGACGCATTTCCAGGCTTTCCCTGGCGATGCTCTCCAGGGTGATGAGGGGCGTCCAGTTTGCGGGGGTATCTCGGAACGGGGGGGAGACGGGGAACTTGTTCTTAATGAAGTTGTCTATAGAGGCCATGTGGTTCGCCCGGTCTGCGATGTGCACCGGGTCGTTTGCCAGACGATCATGAAATTCCTTGAGTTTGCGGTGGGATTGGATGCGACTCAGTCGGCGGGATGCTCGGTTCCTGCTTCCGGTGGGAAGCTGCTTGATCATGCGCAGGCTGTCGGTGAATAGTCGATTGATGCTGTCTCCTGTGTAATACCGACAGGAGTCGGGGAGTTCCTCCTTGATGAAGGTTCTGAACAGTTGTAGTGATGGCGTCAGGAAGGGGTCGCCGGGGCCGACCATCCGATTGATAGGAAATGAACGGAGGAAGAGCAGAGCTCTCGTGATAATGCGGGCATCCACTTCTTTAAGCCATTTGGCTATCTCGGGTTTATTGTCGATGAGGTAGCGCAGCAACGTCAGTTCCTGGCATGAGATACACTGGTAGTTCAGCTTGCGGAGGACGGACTGCACATCGCTGCCGGATGGAAAGCAAAGCCACTTGAGAATGTTGCCCCTCTTTCCTTTCACGAGTGTGCGCATGGCCCGGTATTGGTTTTTGTCTCTCTTGCCCCGGAACACCCAGCACGATGCGAGCATGAACGCGAGGGGTGGACAGTCTTTGAACAGATCGCGGCTTCCCGGGACTCGGATCCAGAGATTCATCAGGTGCCAGCGTCTTTTTCTGAGTCGCCTTTCATAGGCGAAATTGAGCGAGTCATCAGGGAAAAACTCGAGCCAATTGAGCAGCGCTTTTGCCTTGCGGATGCGTTGCATTAATTCGCTTTGAATCAGCAGGTAGGTGTTGGTTTGGGGGTGGGCCGGATGCCAGTAGTAGTAGCCAGGGCGTAGTGATGTTTTGCTGGTTGAGGGTTTGGCTGACGATAATCTGCACCAGTGTATCCATACGTTATCCATCGTGGTGCGTTTGTGGTAGTGTTGTGAGCACAGGTCGGAGATTCTATCTCTGAGGGCGAAATAGGACTCCTCGCGCCTTTCTGAAATGGTGATAATCTCTGGGTTGTGTGCCTTCTCGTGTTCCGGTGAGCTGGAAGAGAAGTAACGATGTATGAAATCCCGGTAGTGCTTCTGGGATTTTTTGAAGCTATGGCGGAGCCGGGTAATCTCTTGCCTGGTATTTTGGCGTTCCCAGCCATCCGGGTCGTCGCCAAAGTAGCGGAGTCGGCGGTTTTCAATGAGGTCGGATTTCCACTGGTTGATTTGTTTTCGCAGGTGATCTGGAGCGATGAGGAGCCGGTCGAGCGGCACACGCGAGGGGATCCAGCCTGAGCTTGGTGAGGTGTGTTTCTTTGAGTCGGGACGGCTCCATGCCCTGGGATCCGGGCCTGACTTTGCCACCCACACGCGTGGCTTTCCGCGCAGGTGTGCACGGAAGACAAGCTTGTTTCCCCGGATGGAGATGACTGACTTCAGGGCCTTGAGTGTTTCTGCGGGGCTTTGCATGGTGGGGGGAATCAGGGGGCAAGGGAACATTGGAGGGTGGGAGGATAACTGAGGCGCATGGGGCATGCCGGTGCAGAGGCTCCACACACACGCGAGCTTCCGCACCGGAGTCGTCAACACACCCTGGAAAAAGCAGAGAGGATGTCCGGGCTTTCAGAGGGGCCTAGGCCTACTCCGAGTGTCTCTCGGTTTCCTCCTTCACGATTTGAGCAAGGTCGGCTTTCAGGTCTTCCGCATCCTTGGGAGATGCACATTCTTGCATCATCCTGCGGTGGGCCATGACCTTGCGGGAGATGCTGGACGAGGTCGCCTTGTGGCCTACCTCGCTGAAGTGAAACTCCGAGGCATTCTTGCGGTCGATGCCGTAGGACGAGGCGGTGGCGATGGCGTCCTCGTTGGCTGCGAGGAAGAGGAACTCCCAGCCGTATTTGTCAGTCTGGTGTCGGATCATCTTGCTGATCTTGCGCACGGAGTAGTCGGTGGAGGCGTTTTCGTATCCGTCGGTGTAGATGGCGATGATGACCTTGCCGGGACGATCCTTTTCGGGGGTCTTGGCGAGCTTTTTGCCGATGTTGTCAACGGTTCGACCGATGGCATCAAGTAGTGCGGTGCAAGCACGGGGGACATAGGTATTGGCGTCGAGGGGCCGGACTTCCGCGATCGGTGTGCGGTCGGCGTGAAGCAGGTATTCGTCGTCGAAAAGAACCAGGGTGAAGTTGGCGTCTCCGGGAGTTTCCTGCTGGTTCTTGAGGAAGGAGTTGAATCCGGTGATGGCGGACTCGACGAGCGGCTGCATGGAGCCTGAGCGGTCGAGGATGTAGGCGATTTCTGTGAGTTTGTTATTCATGCATGAACAATGACAGCCTACATGGGACATTTGATGGGTGATGCTAAATGAGCCAAGGTCTTTTTATTGCGAACCAGAACAAAATGCATATTCGGTATCCCCCCTGTGCATGTTAGGATCCCTTGCGTTCTCTGCGTTGCACCTTGCGAAAGCGTACGCCATTCCACAAAACTACCTTTCCGTTATCAAAGGCTGGTTTGCCCACAATACCGATGGCTACACGCCCGTCAGTGCGAAGTCTCACATGGTTGACGCAATAGACTTTACCTTTCTCGATGGTTCCTCCGGGAAGGCTGAAATCAGCGAAAGTCTGTCCTTTTTGGCGCTTGGTCGGGATCGGGGTGTCGTCTATGCAGACAAATTTATCGTTGGGCTGGAAAATAGACATGCCTTAAAACTTATTGCTTCAGGGACGGCTGTTATCCAAAGTCTGATAAGTCCATCGATGATGTTTTCACCTTTGCTCTGATGATTGAGTGTCGAACCTGTTAGCCTGATGTTGGTTGGCTTGGGGCTGATTGGTAAATGGGGTCATGAAGTAATATTCGAAATTCTGTAGATACGGAAAATACGATGTTGTCTGCGGAGGTGGCAGTATGCGGATACGTGGAGTCGGGACGGGTCTCCGGTATGAAATACCGACTCAATGCTGGCCATACGAATCTGTCCGGGAGAGGAACCTCCTGCATAGGAAAACGTGACTGGCTCCTGGTCATGTGTCGCTGCTATCATTCGGCGGGTAACGGAATCAGTTGACTGATTGATTGGGTAACGTGGAAGCATTTTCCAATCCTGTAAATGTGGGCCAGGAACTGCACCCGTATCTCTAGATATGGTTTCGCGAGTAGCCGTCGAGCTAGATAGCCTAACCGGCACTAGGGGGAGGCCAGCCATAAGTACAAGAATGTTTCTGCGTTTCATAATTATACAATAATAGCCAGGGTGGGACATTAAGAGGGTGATAATGTCTTGCTGGGATGTCGGTTATTTGTTAGTCGTTAAACGATGAGTGGATTCAGCGGAGGAGGCAAGGTGCAGATGCGGCGTATTTATGCGATTGTGGATGCGGTCAATGGCGGCGGGTATCCGAACTGCCGTAGCTTGGCGGAGAGGCTTGAGGTCACGCAGAAGACGGTTCAGAGGGACGTGAACTTCATCAGGGATCAGTTGGGCTTGCCGCTTGAGTATAACAAGACCATGCACGGTTATGAGTTTACCGGGGACGTAAGTAATTTTCCTGTGTTCGAGGCCCAGGTTGAGGATTTGGCGGCGTTGTTCCTGGCCCGGCATGCGATGAAAAGCGTGCAGGGGACCAAGTTGGCCGAGGCCCTGAAGCCGGCGTTTGAGCGCCTGACCCGGCAGCTCGACGGCAAGGTCAACATGAACTGGAGCAGTGTGGATCAGGTGTTTACCGTCAAGGAAACCGGGGTGGTGGATGCGGATCTGACCTTGTTCGGTAAATTGGCCGAGGCTGTGCTGAACCAGCGGGAGGTTAGTTTTACCTACCGTAAGCTCGGGGACAAAGAATCGATCAAGCGCAGGCTACAACCGTATCACGTGGGTGAGATCGACGGCGGTTGGTATGTGGTCGGCCACGATGTGATGCGTGATGGTTTGCGCACCTTTGCCATTCAGAGAATCAAGGGGTTGAGTGTTTTGAAAACCACCTTTGAGCGTCCTGAGGATTTTCAGATTGGAGAGCATCTTGGAGGTAGTATTGGGGTGTGGGATCATAATGAGGCCGGACCTGTTGAAGTTGTTATCGAAGTGACCGGATGGATGGCTCGTATTGTCCAGGAACGACTCTGGCATCCGACCCAGACGACCCGGGTAATGGATGATCTCGGCGACAGGGTGGAGCTAAGTATGCAGCTGGGTAATCTTGAGGAAGTGAAGCTCCTGGTGCTCAGCTGGGGGGCGTGCGCTAAAGTGCTGAAGCCGGAGAGGCTGCGGGATGCGGTGAAACAGGAGGCTGCTGAGATTGTGCGAAAGTATCGAAAGTAGTGCCCTGGTGGTATGAATATTTTTTACCCTGCCCCTTTAAATGTCTGATACCTTGAATTACGTTATGTGGTTTGAACAATTAACAGGTTTTACAGAGACATCTCCTGTTGATGTAAGGCAACAGCTTGAGTTGTCGGATACAAAAATCAAATCGTCGGTGAACGGGAGAAGTTGGGAGTGCGGAACCTTGGAGATCGTTAAACTTGGCGATCTAAGAAAGCGAATTGAATCGATTGCGACGAATTCACCTCTGCGCGTGACTGAGGACGTTGCAAACGTTCAAGAGCTGCATGCGAATCCAGCGAACTCAGGGGCTCTCTTCCAGGTAGCTTCGCAATTCAATCTTCTGGAGATGGTCTCCCCGGCTGTGACTCCTGAGCAGGGAGTCGGCATTTATGAAAATGATTATACACAGGGGCCGGCATGCGCCATTGCTGCAGGAGCCGGAACCATCTATCGAAACTATTTTGCCAAGACCAACGGCGAGATTGGTCAGAGTGCGTCGAATCAGATCGATTGCCTGGCAGACCTCGGCAAGGCGCTCCAGAATACGGATGAACGCCTATGGAAGATGCGTAACGGATACGCGTTGGCATCCGCAGACGGGCTGGATGAGATTTCCAGGCGATTGCAGGAATCAACAAAAGACGAGT from Akkermansiaceae bacterium encodes the following:
- a CDS encoding VWA domain-containing protein, with the protein product MNNKLTEIAYILDRSGSMQPLVESAITGFNSFLKNQQETPGDANFTLVLFDDEYLLHADRTPIAEVRPLDANTYVPRACTALLDAIGRTVDNIGKKLAKTPEKDRPGKVIIAIYTDGYENASTDYSVRKISKMIRHQTDKYGWEFLFLAANEDAIATASSYGIDRKNASEFHFSEVGHKATSSSISRKVMAHRRMMQECASPKDAEDLKADLAQIVKEETERHSE
- a CDS encoding WYL domain-containing protein, whose product is MSGFSGGGKVQMRRIYAIVDAVNGGGYPNCRSLAERLEVTQKTVQRDVNFIRDQLGLPLEYNKTMHGYEFTGDVSNFPVFEAQVEDLAALFLARHAMKSVQGTKLAEALKPAFERLTRQLDGKVNMNWSSVDQVFTVKETGVVDADLTLFGKLAEAVLNQREVSFTYRKLGDKESIKRRLQPYHVGEIDGGWYVVGHDVMRDGLRTFAIQRIKGLSVLKTTFERPEDFQIGEHLGGSIGVWDHNEAGPVEVVIEVTGWMARIVQERLWHPTQTTRVMDDLGDRVELSMQLGNLEEVKLLVLSWGACAKVLKPERLRDAVKQEAAEIVRKYRK